A window of the Novipirellula caenicola genome harbors these coding sequences:
- a CDS encoding RNA polymerase sigma factor has translation MRYQQSDPDVRLMLRVRDDDAGAFEELVRRYEARLVRLMHTLGPSHELAEDLTQEVFLRVYRARKRYEPGAKFSTWLFTIAGNVARNSARTMSRRREVSEVDAPRSQDSPSNAQLLASTALDASGLMPARVSEGSERAQIVRQAVESLSERQRMALMLSRFESMSYAEIAETMDLTPKAVKSLLSRARVNLKEMLQPYIDSGLIPKEVGP, from the coding sequence ATGCGTTATCAACAATCCGATCCGGACGTTCGTTTGATGCTGCGCGTTCGCGACGATGATGCGGGAGCGTTTGAGGAATTAGTGCGTCGGTATGAGGCAAGATTGGTGCGATTGATGCACACACTCGGACCGAGCCATGAATTGGCAGAAGACTTAACGCAAGAAGTTTTTTTGCGTGTCTATCGTGCTCGCAAACGCTATGAACCGGGAGCCAAATTTTCAACTTGGCTGTTTACGATCGCTGGCAACGTAGCGCGGAACTCGGCTCGCACGATGTCGCGTCGTCGCGAAGTGAGCGAAGTCGACGCGCCGCGAAGCCAAGATTCACCTAGTAACGCTCAATTGTTGGCGTCCACCGCACTGGACGCCAGCGGATTGATGCCGGCGCGTGTGAGCGAAGGCAGTGAACGAGCACAGATCGTTCGCCAAGCGGTCGAATCACTCAGCGAACGGCAGCGGATGGCTTTGATGTTGTCGCGATTCGAGAGCATGAGCTACGCCGAAATTGCCGAAACGATGGATCTGACGCCCAAGGCAGTCAAATCGCTGCTGAGCCGGGCGCGAGTCAACTTGAAAGAAATGCTGCAACCTTACATCGACTCGGGACTCATCCCCAAGGAGGTGGGACCATGA
- a CDS encoding GreA/GreB family elongation factor, which produces MKSLATKYTVTTRDRAKITELLNAPEVCNQTSAEVQRSLRERLQQAASVEASQVSGELVSMNSPFYLQDQTTGEVIKQWLCYPDAAGYSANDLSILSPLGAQALGCRVGDEIVVDDSNGRRRRFTVLRILA; this is translated from the coding sequence ATGAAATCTCTCGCCACGAAGTACACGGTAACCACTCGTGATCGTGCAAAGATCACCGAACTGCTAAACGCCCCCGAGGTCTGCAATCAGACCTCGGCCGAGGTGCAACGTTCGCTACGCGAACGACTGCAACAAGCAGCGAGTGTCGAAGCGTCCCAAGTGTCGGGTGAGCTGGTGTCGATGAATTCGCCGTTCTATCTACAAGATCAAACGACCGGCGAAGTAATCAAACAATGGCTCTGTTACCCTGATGCCGCCGGCTATTCGGCAAACGACTTGTCCATTTTGTCACCACTTGGCGCCCAAGCACTGGGATGTCGCGTCGGGGATGAAATCGTAGTGGACGATTCGAATGGCCGACGACGTCGCTTCACCGTGTTACGAATCTTGGCGTGA
- a CDS encoding sensor histidine kinase, with protein sequence MRLRNKLGVFLPVTGLLLLCLGFSGAWYVLQLQRQNSQILDVNVASIRAAEEMELLVREMRHELGVFLLTLDREHLVTAASKQQEANNWLATASALSGSDEEIACLTEVSEGLEEYFAQLHRLVDDPMTEISFASVRRLQDEMLSKQVLQAAHRYLDLNENELEQSNQQNQAMAQKLALVMALLGACGGVVGLEAGYGVARAINRSMFLLTVPIRDVAGKLDTVVGPIEISADPTLQDLQLVLENVSNRVGSVVEQLQLRHHEVIRADQLVAVGQLAAGLAHEIRNPLMCMKTLVQSARRKNDQANLNATDLAVLDEEITRVDRLLQTFLDFARPAPLQFQPVELAPIVHKTLDLVASRAQTRQIEIECRMPDQPLTVQGDATQLRQVLLNLLLNALDAVANHGQIMVELQRQTQEPQRDEAPSGGTQNWICLSVADNGCGLPDMQRERIFEPFFSTKDPGVGLGLAVSKRIIEAHQGELTAEDRDQGGTVFKVMLPLSGVLAQT encoded by the coding sequence ATGAGGTTACGAAACAAACTAGGCGTCTTTTTGCCCGTGACCGGTTTGCTGTTGTTGTGCTTGGGGTTTTCGGGGGCCTGGTATGTTTTGCAATTGCAACGCCAAAACTCGCAGATTCTTGACGTCAATGTGGCGAGCATTCGAGCGGCCGAAGAGATGGAATTGCTCGTTCGCGAGATGCGACACGAATTAGGGGTGTTCCTGCTGACTTTGGATCGAGAGCATCTCGTGACCGCGGCCAGTAAGCAGCAGGAAGCAAACAATTGGCTCGCCACCGCCTCGGCCCTGTCGGGATCGGACGAAGAGATCGCTTGTTTAACCGAAGTGTCCGAGGGGCTGGAGGAATATTTTGCCCAACTCCATCGGCTTGTCGATGATCCGATGACCGAAATTTCGTTTGCCAGCGTCCGAAGACTTCAAGACGAGATGCTTTCGAAGCAAGTGCTACAAGCCGCGCACCGCTACCTCGATCTGAATGAGAATGAGCTCGAGCAAAGTAACCAACAAAACCAAGCGATGGCTCAAAAGTTGGCATTGGTGATGGCGCTGCTGGGGGCATGCGGTGGCGTCGTCGGGTTAGAGGCGGGCTACGGCGTCGCCCGTGCGATCAATCGATCGATGTTTTTGTTGACGGTACCGATTCGTGACGTCGCGGGAAAACTTGACACCGTCGTAGGGCCGATCGAAATTTCGGCCGATCCCACGCTACAAGATTTGCAATTGGTGCTTGAGAATGTTTCCAATCGAGTGGGATCGGTCGTCGAGCAACTGCAGCTGCGGCACCATGAAGTGATTCGCGCCGATCAATTGGTGGCCGTTGGTCAATTGGCGGCAGGGTTGGCGCACGAGATCCGCAATCCGCTGATGTGCATGAAAACGCTCGTTCAATCGGCGCGGCGAAAAAACGACCAGGCAAATTTGAACGCGACCGACTTGGCGGTATTGGACGAAGAGATCACCCGCGTGGACCGACTGCTGCAAACGTTTCTTGATTTTGCTCGCCCCGCGCCGTTGCAATTCCAGCCGGTCGAACTCGCTCCGATCGTCCACAAAACGCTTGATCTTGTTGCCAGCCGTGCTCAGACACGTCAAATTGAGATTGAGTGTCGAATGCCGGATCAACCGCTGACGGTTCAAGGCGATGCAACGCAACTCAGACAGGTGTTACTGAACCTGCTACTGAACGCATTGGATGCGGTTGCCAATCATGGCCAGATCATGGTTGAGCTCCAGCGTCAAACGCAGGAGCCGCAACGCGACGAGGCGCCCTCCGGCGGAACACAAAATTGGATATGCTTGAGCGTCGCGGACAATGGTTGCGGTTTGCCGGATATGCAGCGCGAGCGTATTTTTGAACCCTTCTTCAGCACGAAGGACCCCGGAGTGGGGCTTGGATTGGCCGTCTCGAAACGAATCATCGAAGCTCACCAGGGCGAATTGACGGCCGAGGATCGAGACCAAGGTGGGACCGTGTTCAAGGTGATGTTGCCACTGTCCGGCGTGCTCGCGCAAACTTGA
- a CDS encoding HPF/RaiA family ribosome-associated protein, translating into MKLVISSNRVAVGNKLRNYIESRLQQSFQRLDRWVQKVSVCLDDINGPRGGVCKQCRLVVTLNGAETVVVTETGASVGASVSKAIRRAGFAMTKRVKSRQDRRVKKVSHRHIPVVALAESPELPQEDDPYWSNTP; encoded by the coding sequence ATGAAGTTAGTAATCAGCAGCAACCGAGTCGCAGTAGGCAACAAGCTTCGCAATTACATCGAATCACGCTTGCAGCAATCCTTTCAGCGACTTGACCGGTGGGTACAGAAAGTCTCTGTGTGCTTGGATGACATCAACGGCCCTCGCGGCGGCGTCTGCAAACAATGCCGACTTGTCGTGACGTTAAACGGAGCCGAAACGGTGGTGGTTACAGAGACGGGCGCCAGTGTCGGCGCATCGGTATCCAAGGCGATTCGGCGTGCTGGTTTTGCGATGACGAAACGAGTGAAATCACGACAGGACCGTCGCGTTAAAAAGGTCTCTCATCGGCACATTCCGGTAGTCGCCTTGGCGGAATCCCCGGAACTTCCTCAAGAAGATGATCCGTATTGGAGCAACACGCCATGA
- a CDS encoding HEAT repeat domain-containing protein, translating to MKTNEISSAIKQLASDDGVAREKARNALVAAESREVTAALIAELVDHRHQVRWEAAKALSQIADPVAALPLVHAMDDDDHDVAWVAAEGVAEMGEIGLQAVLSGLTHSSRSGTFYKVAHHALKEIRKHGKHRGVVAKVMATLEGVEPRLSAPIAAYEALQELRGNELPTT from the coding sequence ATGAAGACGAATGAAATCAGTTCGGCCATCAAACAACTTGCTTCGGATGATGGCGTTGCTCGCGAGAAAGCACGGAACGCCTTGGTCGCGGCAGAGAGTCGCGAAGTGACCGCAGCGTTGATCGCTGAACTAGTCGACCACCGCCATCAAGTTCGCTGGGAGGCGGCAAAGGCGTTATCTCAAATCGCAGATCCCGTCGCCGCGTTGCCATTGGTGCACGCGATGGACGACGATGATCACGACGTTGCTTGGGTCGCCGCCGAAGGCGTGGCTGAAATGGGCGAGATCGGGCTGCAGGCCGTGCTCAGCGGACTGACTCACTCGAGTCGATCGGGAACGTTTTACAAAGTCGCTCACCATGCCTTGAAAGAAATTCGCAAGCACGGCAAACATCGCGGGGTGGTGGCAAAAGTCATGGCAACACTCGAAGGGGTCGAACCGCGTCTGTCTGCACCGATCGCTGCCTACGAGGCGTTGCAAGAACTCCGAGGCAACGAACTGCCGACCACGTGA
- a CDS encoding site-2 protease family protein, which produces MRGSWHLGRFANIDVRIHWTFLLVPLWIYFSSLAAGFGVAGATVSVLFVLSIFACVLLHEYGHALTARRFGIPTRDITLLPIGGVASLERMPRRPAHELAIAVAGPAVNVVIAAAIFIGFAIVDPTAGAVTSFLSRLAVVNVALVLFNMLPAFPMDGGRVLRSLLAMTMPYASATRIAANVGQVTAVGFGLLGLVSGNLMLVFIAGFIFLAARGEAMMANAPDRHDDHRMPPIDNESSDAVKARLLNQSGPNFPDVRSLPIISSQWNATNALGWLCNHSLERFLVSSGGTVVGMISKSDLQRVVREGRGAMAIERLLALRIIPVQSLRSV; this is translated from the coding sequence ATGAGGGGTTCATGGCATTTGGGGCGATTCGCCAACATCGACGTTCGTATTCACTGGACGTTTTTACTCGTCCCCCTGTGGATCTATTTTTCAAGCCTAGCAGCGGGCTTCGGAGTCGCAGGGGCGACCGTCTCGGTGCTGTTCGTGCTCTCGATTTTTGCGTGTGTACTGCTGCATGAATATGGGCACGCGTTGACGGCACGCCGGTTTGGCATTCCCACGCGCGACATCACGTTGTTGCCGATCGGGGGCGTTGCCAGTCTTGAGCGGATGCCGCGTCGACCGGCTCACGAATTGGCAATCGCTGTTGCCGGCCCCGCAGTCAACGTCGTGATCGCAGCGGCGATTTTCATTGGCTTTGCGATCGTTGATCCCACCGCCGGTGCCGTCACTTCGTTTCTAAGTCGCTTGGCGGTCGTCAATGTCGCGTTGGTTCTGTTCAACATGCTGCCTGCATTCCCAATGGATGGTGGCCGCGTATTGCGATCGCTGTTGGCGATGACGATGCCTTACGCTTCGGCAACGCGAATCGCGGCAAACGTGGGTCAAGTCACTGCGGTCGGCTTCGGTCTACTCGGTTTGGTCAGTGGCAATTTGATGCTGGTCTTCATTGCCGGTTTCATCTTCTTGGCCGCTCGTGGCGAAGCGATGATGGCTAACGCCCCGGATCGACACGATGATCATCGGATGCCACCGATTGACAACGAATCCAGTGATGCGGTCAAAGCAAGGTTGTTGAACCAATCCGGCCCAAACTTTCCCGACGTTCGCTCGCTGCCAATCATCAGCAGCCAGTGGAATGCGACAAACGCATTGGGTTGGCTGTGCAACCATTCACTGGAACGCTTCCTGGTCTCTAGCGGTGGCACGGTCGTAGGAATGATCAGCAAGAGCGACCTGCAACGCGTCGTTCGCGAAGGCCGCGGCGCGATGGCAATCGAACGTTTATTGGCGCTGCGGATCATTCCAGTGCAATCGCTCCGCTCGGTATGA
- a CDS encoding fatty acid desaturase family protein, with protein MSANCIESDTEIESWQPPVDEENETRSSAHQRSLDRELLIASREFAVEHRGKSWWHLGSTLAAVLFFAAVAGMTEPLWLRTLASVLTGLTLVRMFILYHDYQHNTILTRSKLAKLILSVYGNLMLTPPSAWKHSHDHHHHHNSKLFGTDLGSFPIMTTANYRKATKLERLSYRIARNPLVILLGYFPVFLYGMCIYTANRDPRRHWDAFTSMLLHFGFIAACIWFSGWVTTAFVFLLPTWIATCLGTYLFYIQHNFPGAKIRDGEEWSYTNAALESSSFLEMGPLMHWMTGNIGYHHVHHLNAKIPFYRLPEAMQALPPLQTPKKTSLKIRDIVRCLQLKFWDEDRDRLITYAELDAA; from the coding sequence TTGAGTGCCAATTGCATTGAATCCGATACGGAAATCGAATCGTGGCAACCGCCTGTTGACGAAGAAAACGAAACACGATCCTCGGCTCATCAGCGAAGTCTGGATCGCGAGCTATTGATTGCCAGTCGTGAATTTGCCGTCGAACATCGCGGCAAGAGTTGGTGGCATCTGGGCAGCACACTTGCGGCGGTCCTGTTTTTCGCCGCGGTTGCCGGGATGACCGAGCCGCTTTGGTTGCGAACGCTCGCCAGTGTATTGACGGGGCTGACGCTGGTTCGCATGTTTATTTTGTACCACGACTACCAGCACAACACGATTTTAACTCGGTCTAAATTGGCCAAGCTGATCTTGAGCGTGTACGGCAATCTGATGCTGACGCCGCCAAGTGCGTGGAAGCATTCGCACGATCATCACCATCACCACAATTCAAAATTGTTCGGTACCGACCTTGGTTCGTTTCCGATCATGACCACGGCGAACTATCGCAAAGCAACGAAGCTCGAGCGATTGAGCTACCGCATTGCTCGCAACCCATTGGTCATCTTGTTGGGTTACTTTCCGGTGTTCTTGTATGGGATGTGCATCTACACCGCCAATCGTGACCCGCGGCGGCACTGGGATGCATTCACTTCGATGCTGCTGCACTTTGGATTTATCGCGGCCTGCATTTGGTTTAGCGGATGGGTGACCACGGCGTTTGTGTTTTTACTGCCGACCTGGATCGCGACCTGCTTGGGAACGTACCTGTTTTACATTCAACACAATTTCCCTGGTGCAAAGATCCGTGACGGCGAAGAGTGGAGCTACACCAATGCCGCACTGGAATCCTCGAGCTTTCTCGAGATGGGACCGCTAATGCACTGGATGACGGGCAACATTGGCTACCATCACGTGCATCACTTGAACGCAAAGATCCCGTTCTACAGGTTACCCGAAGCGATGCAGGCCCTGCCTCCACTGCAGACCCCAAAGAAGACGTCGCTGAAAATTCGCGACATAGTCCGCTGTCTGCAGCTGAAGTTTTGGGATGAGGACCGCGATCGTTTGATCACCTATGCCGAACTCGACGCAGCATAA
- the lnt gene encoding apolipoprotein N-acyltransferase, with translation MNAIPPTTADGSLASKSSRNRILLAGTGVSMLWLAQPPLGLWPLVWLCLVPLLWIVFDQTAFTRRDFGAIWLASFLYWLVSLQGIRHAHPAMYACLLALAGYLGIYLPLFVILCRRCTRWKIPLWLSAPAMWVGLECVRNYMLTGISALMLGHTLANVPVMIQIADLFGTYGVSFVIVSVNVALFRLARQFVLRKSSTAKSANDESVGGTIAACVVAVACIGASFMYGQFRLGQPVTEPLSTFALIQRDEQVEYQQDIERELSIFQNYAAQSIEALEHSDRAVDVVVWPESMFTGGLPWMIVEADAAVPEQYEGPPESFVAMVGQNQNYFRSRADELVRILAQAPSQPQSPHLVVGCGVVRYGKQPHAYSGMVHVSPAAEVSQWYGKNHLVMFGEYVPLLPSIPGLRSLIPAGLGVTPGDGPTVFTVDDTAIVPSVCIETAVERVMVNHLSRLQKNNKRGDVFVTVTNDGWFDDSSILAHHQRCAQLVAVGTRRPVLSSANNGPTAWIDSCGRVVESLPSGTHGAIIATPNRDDRTSLYVRIGDLPAKLLGLACLIVLTAMIAEANAKRRARHSTSAS, from the coding sequence ATGAATGCAATTCCCCCCACGACCGCAGACGGCAGCCTCGCTAGCAAATCGAGCCGAAATCGCATCCTGCTTGCGGGAACTGGCGTTTCCATGCTCTGGTTAGCCCAGCCCCCCCTTGGATTGTGGCCGTTGGTGTGGCTGTGCTTGGTCCCGCTATTGTGGATCGTTTTCGATCAGACTGCGTTCACGCGGCGAGATTTCGGGGCGATTTGGTTGGCGTCTTTCTTGTATTGGCTGGTATCGCTGCAAGGCATCCGGCATGCGCATCCGGCCATGTACGCGTGCCTGCTGGCATTGGCTGGTTATCTCGGTATCTACCTACCGCTGTTTGTGATCCTTTGCCGCCGCTGCACACGGTGGAAAATTCCGCTGTGGTTGTCGGCCCCCGCGATGTGGGTCGGACTCGAGTGCGTGCGAAACTACATGCTCACCGGCATCTCGGCCCTGATGCTCGGCCACACCCTTGCCAACGTCCCGGTGATGATTCAAATCGCCGACCTGTTTGGCACCTACGGGGTTAGCTTCGTGATCGTTTCGGTGAACGTTGCGCTGTTCCGTTTGGCAAGGCAATTCGTTCTGCGAAAATCATCCACGGCCAAGTCGGCTAACGACGAATCCGTTGGTGGCACCATCGCCGCATGTGTGGTGGCAGTCGCATGCATCGGCGCCAGTTTCATGTATGGCCAATTCCGACTCGGCCAACCCGTCACCGAACCCTTATCGACGTTCGCGCTAATCCAGCGTGATGAACAAGTCGAATACCAACAAGACATTGAGCGTGAACTGTCAATTTTCCAAAACTATGCCGCTCAAAGCATCGAGGCACTCGAGCATAGCGACCGCGCGGTGGATGTCGTGGTTTGGCCCGAATCGATGTTCACCGGTGGATTGCCATGGATGATCGTCGAAGCCGATGCGGCCGTGCCCGAACAATACGAAGGGCCGCCCGAATCGTTTGTTGCCATGGTGGGGCAGAACCAAAACTATTTTCGAAGCCGCGCCGATGAATTGGTTCGCATACTTGCCCAAGCTCCGTCGCAGCCACAATCACCTCATTTGGTAGTGGGATGTGGCGTGGTGCGATATGGCAAACAACCACACGCGTACAGCGGAATGGTTCACGTATCGCCCGCAGCAGAGGTCAGTCAGTGGTACGGTAAAAATCATTTGGTCATGTTCGGGGAATACGTTCCGCTGCTGCCGAGTATTCCCGGTTTGCGATCGTTGATCCCGGCTGGCTTGGGGGTCACGCCTGGCGACGGGCCGACGGTGTTTACAGTCGACGACACCGCCATCGTGCCGAGCGTCTGTATCGAAACCGCTGTGGAACGGGTCATGGTCAATCACCTGAGCCGTTTACAAAAAAACAACAAACGCGGCGATGTGTTCGTCACGGTGACCAATGATGGATGGTTTGATGATTCAAGCATCTTGGCACACCATCAACGTTGCGCGCAATTGGTCGCGGTGGGGACGCGGCGACCGGTTTTGTCATCGGCCAACAATGGACCTACCGCGTGGATCGATAGCTGTGGCCGGGTAGTGGAATCATTGCCCTCGGGGACCCACGGTGCGATCATTGCCACACCCAACCGTGATGATCGAACCAGTTTGTACGTTCGCATTGGCGATCTACCGGCAAAGCTGCTGGGATTGGCTTGTCTGATTGTGCTGACTGCGATGATCGCCGAGGCCAACGCGAAACGCAGGGCACGACACTCGACATCGGCTTCGTAA
- a CDS encoding arylsulfatase has protein sequence MADDMGFSDIGCYGGEIDTPNLDRLARGGMRFRTFYNNAKCEHTRASILTGHWWHHVGASPTVHYADETFGERMRAAGYRTLMTGKWHAGQTPFERGFDRYYGLTDGCCNFWNPGLARDGEPEPAKKKVRRWAIDDQTFLPFTPESKDFYTTDAFTDHAIGYLDQYQDESKPFLLYLAYTAPHYPMHASEEDVAKYRGKYKAIGWDQLREQRFERQQSLGVLTVNATLSPRDEQLPAWDSIPADQRDHWDLRMATYAAMIDRLDRNIGRVLAKIEQLGEAENTVVFFLSDNGASEDSADRSTVEGAMPWEVTSYLTQGRVWANASNTPYRKYKTTDYEGGTRTPMIAYWPGKIQAGSVTDHVGHLVDFTPTMLDLANVDVPRDLAGHSLVPALRGEAGERPWPLYWQFGKYQAIRDRQWKCIRRANGTWELYDLQLDPTEIVDRAAEKPELVEQMAAAWQAWWDTKPQ, from the coding sequence ATGGCCGATGATATGGGGTTTTCGGACATCGGATGTTATGGCGGCGAGATCGATACACCTAACTTGGATCGTCTAGCCCGCGGCGGGATGCGTTTTCGAACGTTTTACAACAACGCGAAATGCGAGCACACGCGGGCGTCGATTTTGACGGGGCATTGGTGGCATCATGTGGGGGCGTCGCCCACGGTTCACTACGCGGACGAAACGTTTGGCGAGCGAATGCGGGCGGCCGGTTATCGAACGTTGATGACGGGAAAATGGCACGCCGGACAAACGCCATTTGAACGTGGATTTGATCGCTACTATGGACTAACCGATGGCTGCTGCAATTTTTGGAATCCCGGGCTTGCAAGGGATGGAGAGCCTGAGCCAGCGAAAAAGAAAGTACGTCGCTGGGCAATTGATGACCAAACGTTTTTGCCGTTTACACCGGAGTCAAAGGACTTCTACACCACGGACGCGTTCACTGATCATGCGATTGGATATCTTGATCAGTACCAGGACGAATCAAAACCGTTCCTGTTGTACCTCGCCTACACGGCGCCACACTATCCGATGCACGCCAGCGAAGAGGATGTGGCCAAGTATCGAGGAAAGTACAAAGCAATCGGCTGGGACCAGCTAAGAGAGCAGCGTTTTGAAAGACAGCAGTCGCTTGGGGTGCTGACCGTCAATGCAACGTTGTCACCACGCGACGAGCAATTGCCGGCGTGGGATTCGATCCCTGCCGATCAGCGTGACCACTGGGATCTGCGAATGGCCACCTACGCTGCGATGATTGATCGATTGGACCGTAACATCGGTCGCGTGCTCGCCAAGATTGAGCAGCTCGGTGAAGCCGAGAACACCGTTGTCTTTTTCTTGTCCGACAATGGGGCCAGCGAGGATTCGGCCGACCGATCGACTGTCGAAGGGGCAATGCCGTGGGAGGTCACCAGTTACTTGACCCAAGGCCGTGTGTGGGCCAATGCGTCGAATACGCCGTATCGCAAATACAAAACAACCGACTACGAAGGAGGAACACGGACGCCGATGATCGCGTATTGGCCCGGCAAGATTCAAGCGGGATCGGTCACCGATCATGTCGGTCATCTTGTCGATTTCACTCCAACCATGTTGGACCTGGCGAACGTCGACGTGCCCCGTGATTTGGCTGGTCACTCGCTTGTTCCCGCACTACGCGGTGAAGCGGGCGAACGTCCATGGCCGCTGTATTGGCAATTCGGCAAGTACCAAGCTATCCGCGATCGCCAATGGAAATGCATTCGTCGGGCCAATGGCACATGGGAACTCTACGATCTTCAGTTGGACCCCACCGAAATCGTTGATCGCGCGGCCGAGAAACCAGAGTTGGTCGAACAGATGGCGGCAGCCTGGCAAGCGTGGTGGGACACGAAGCCTCAATAG
- a CDS encoding sigma-54 dependent transcriptional regulator, with protein MSKLLIIDDEPNLLYSLKKSLETDELQVITAATAEAGIAAFKQDRPDAVILDVRLPDMSGLDAFDCLHQLESRIPVIIITAFSTTETAIEAMKRGAFEYLLKPVEFDDLLSTVQRAIEMRQLGQAATVFPVPPDGEATAEQIVGRSPAMQEVYKAIGQVAPQDVNALILGESGTGKEMIARAILQHSRRADRPFLAINCAALPENLLESELFGHERGAFTGAEKRRVGKFEQVDGGTIFLDEIGDMTPATQAKVLRLLQDGSFERVGNNETIQVDVRVIAATNRNLLEMVKAGDFREDLYYRLSVFTIQLPPLRERAEDIPIFVEHFVKLFNQELRKQVRSIAPDAMLRLKQYAWPGNVRELQSAVKHALVRNVGEVLTLNSLPPSCRGEMPSSPAAVSSELDAANLQQFVNGLLSEGQPNLYQKLHNEVDRIVLPEVLSHAGGNQAQASEILGIARSTLRTKITDLGLTFEKRLRSETEHQD; from the coding sequence GTGTCAAAACTACTGATCATTGATGACGAACCGAACCTGCTGTACTCGCTTAAAAAGAGTTTGGAAACGGACGAATTGCAAGTGATCACGGCGGCGACTGCTGAAGCAGGAATCGCGGCGTTCAAGCAAGATCGTCCCGACGCGGTCATCTTGGACGTGCGACTGCCTGACATGTCGGGGCTCGACGCGTTTGATTGTTTGCACCAGCTTGAGTCGCGAATTCCTGTGATCATCATCACCGCTTTTTCGACAACCGAAACGGCGATCGAAGCGATGAAGCGAGGCGCGTTTGAATACCTCTTGAAGCCGGTTGAGTTTGACGACCTGCTGTCAACCGTCCAGCGTGCAATCGAGATGCGTCAATTGGGGCAAGCCGCGACCGTGTTTCCGGTCCCGCCGGACGGCGAAGCCACCGCAGAACAGATCGTTGGCCGTTCGCCTGCGATGCAAGAGGTTTACAAGGCGATTGGCCAAGTGGCTCCGCAAGACGTGAACGCTTTGATTTTAGGGGAAAGTGGAACCGGCAAGGAGATGATCGCACGCGCGATCCTGCAGCACAGCCGTCGCGCCGATCGCCCGTTTCTAGCCATCAACTGCGCCGCGCTGCCCGAAAATCTGCTGGAAAGCGAATTGTTTGGCCACGAACGCGGAGCATTTACTGGTGCCGAAAAACGCAGGGTGGGAAAGTTTGAACAAGTCGATGGGGGAACGATCTTCCTTGACGAAATTGGGGATATGACCCCGGCAACCCAAGCCAAAGTGTTGCGGTTATTGCAAGACGGCAGCTTTGAACGTGTCGGCAACAATGAAACGATCCAAGTCGATGTGCGAGTGATCGCGGCGACGAATCGAAATCTATTGGAAATGGTCAAGGCAGGGGATTTTCGTGAAGACCTGTATTACCGGCTCAGCGTGTTCACGATCCAATTGCCTCCGCTGCGAGAACGTGCTGAGGATATCCCGATTTTCGTCGAGCACTTCGTCAAGCTCTTCAATCAGGAGTTGCGCAAACAAGTTCGCTCGATCGCGCCGGATGCAATGTTACGGCTGAAACAATACGCTTGGCCGGGGAACGTTCGCGAGCTGCAAAGTGCGGTGAAGCATGCGTTGGTGCGAAACGTGGGAGAGGTTTTGACGTTGAATTCCTTGCCGCCATCCTGTCGCGGTGAGATGCCGTCGTCCCCCGCAGCGGTTTCTTCGGAATTAGACGCGGCCAATCTGCAGCAGTTTGTCAACGGGCTGCTTTCCGAAGGCCAGCCCAATCTGTACCAGAAACTGCATAACGAAGTTGACCGGATTGTGTTGCCCGAAGTGCTTAGCCATGCCGGAGGGAACCAAGCTCAGGCAAGTGAGATTTTGGGGATCGCCCGGAGCACCTTGCGGACGAAAATCACGGACTTGGGGCTGACGTTTGAAAAACGCCTGAGATCGGAAACGGAACATCAAGATTGA